In the Terriglobia bacterium genome, one interval contains:
- a CDS encoding cytochrome c, whose amino-acid sequence MKLKLSAIAIIMLGLLLGSVRQSAAQDATQTLYKMKCQICHGPDATGSVAGKKLAVKDFTSPEVQKQTDAELLEVAKKGKNKMPAYGGKLTDNQLTELIKYMRDLAKAGPKGK is encoded by the coding sequence ATGAAATTAAAACTCAGCGCCATCGCCATCATTATGCTCGGTCTGCTCCTGGGCTCCGTACGTCAGTCCGCTGCCCAAGATGCTACTCAGACCCTATACAAGATGAAATGCCAAATCTGCCACGGGCCTGACGCCACGGGCAGCGTCGCCGGCAAGAAACTTGCAGTCAAGGATTTCACAAGCCCTGAGGTCCAGAAACAAACGGATGCCGAGCTTCTGGAAGTCGCCAAAAAAGGCAAAAACAAGATGCCGGCCTATGGCGGCAAACTCACGGACAATCAGCTCACGGAACTGATCAAGTACATGCGTGATCTGGCGAAGGCAGGGCCCAAGGGCAAGTAG
- a CDS encoding Rieske (2Fe-2S) protein: protein MVPSDPGIPQSPHGPAPVRRRRFIEALLGSGFFLSAAAFFYPVLRFLVPPKESDMGSGSVIAAKIGDLKPNSGKIFRFGSRPGLLVRTTSGEYKAMSATCTHLACTVQYRDDTREVWCACHNGKYDVNGRNVSGPPPRPLEAFEVQVRGDEIFVRRRQES, encoded by the coding sequence ATGGTTCCCTCTGATCCCGGCATTCCCCAATCTCCGCATGGTCCAGCGCCTGTACGGCGTAGGCGGTTCATAGAAGCGCTTCTGGGCAGTGGTTTTTTCCTGAGCGCGGCAGCCTTTTTTTATCCCGTGCTGCGGTTTCTTGTTCCTCCCAAGGAATCTGACATGGGCAGCGGTTCCGTAATTGCCGCAAAGATAGGCGATCTGAAGCCGAACAGCGGCAAGATATTTCGCTTCGGCAGCCGCCCGGGATTGCTGGTACGTACCACCAGTGGCGAGTACAAGGCAATGTCAGCCACATGTACGCACCTGGCGTGTACGGTGCAATATCGTGACGATACCCGCGAAGTCTGGTGCGCCTGCCACAACGGTAAATATGACGTGAATGGGCGCAACGTTTCCGGACCGCCGCCGCGTCCGCTTGAGGCCTTTGAAGTGCAAGTCCGGGGCGACGAGATATTTGTCCGGCGCCGCCAGGAATCCTGA
- a CDS encoding cytochrome bc complex cytochrome b subunit has product MGLFRKLHDWLDDRFGWNELLAPLRKKTVPVHRLSHWYFLGGITLFLFVIQVLTGILLLLYYRPGANEAFESVQHIMTQVKFGWLIRSIHSWSANLMVFTAFAHMFSVAFLKAYRKPRELTWISGMILLFLVLGFGFSGYLLPWNTLAFFATKVGTEITGQVPIIGRPLMIFLRGGEEVTGATLTRFFGFHVAVLPGLATMLIGLHILLVQRFGISVPPKLEAEWLAKPAALREMKFFPNFALRELMAWYVALGVLGALAAIFPWDLGVKADPFVSAPAGIKPEWYFLFMFQTLKVIPSKVFFMDGEVLGVLAFGVAGAVWLLLPFIDTARARRWVNALAVVALAYIIGMTIYGHFAK; this is encoded by the coding sequence ATGGGTCTCTTCCGCAAACTGCACGACTGGCTTGACGATCGCTTTGGCTGGAACGAACTGCTTGCTCCCTTGCGCAAGAAAACCGTTCCTGTCCATCGCTTGTCGCATTGGTATTTTCTCGGCGGCATTACGCTCTTTCTTTTTGTCATTCAGGTGCTCACTGGGATCCTGCTGCTGCTCTATTACCGGCCTGGGGCCAATGAAGCGTTTGAGAGCGTTCAGCACATCATGACGCAGGTAAAATTCGGCTGGCTGATCCGTTCCATCCATTCCTGGTCCGCCAACCTGATGGTGTTCACCGCGTTTGCGCACATGTTCAGCGTGGCGTTTCTCAAAGCCTACCGCAAACCACGCGAACTCACCTGGATCAGCGGCATGATTCTGCTGTTCCTGGTGCTGGGTTTCGGATTCAGCGGCTATCTGCTGCCATGGAACACGCTGGCGTTCTTCGCTACCAAAGTAGGAACGGAAATCACCGGGCAAGTGCCGATCATCGGACGCCCGCTGATGATCTTTCTTCGCGGCGGAGAAGAAGTCACCGGGGCCACGCTCACGCGATTTTTCGGATTTCACGTTGCCGTGCTGCCCGGGTTGGCGACGATGTTGATCGGCCTGCACATTCTTCTGGTGCAGCGATTCGGCATCAGCGTGCCTCCCAAGCTGGAAGCGGAATGGCTGGCCAAACCTGCCGCATTGCGTGAGATGAAGTTTTTTCCGAACTTTGCATTGCGCGAATTGATGGCGTGGTATGTGGCGCTGGGAGTGCTCGGCGCTCTGGCGGCAATCTTTCCCTGGGACCTGGGCGTCAAGGCGGACCCATTTGTTTCCGCTCCCGCGGGCATCAAGCCCGAGTGGTATTTCCTGTTCATGTTCCAAACGCTCAAGGTGATTCCCTCAAAAGTATTTTTCATGGATGGCGAAGTCCTGGGGGTGCTGGCATTTGGAGTGGCGGGAGCGGTTTGGCTGCTGCTGCCTTTTATTGACACTGCCCGCGCCCGTAGATGGGTCAATGCTTTGGCAGTTGTAGCTCTGGCGTACATCATAGGAATGACCATTTATGGCCACTTTGCAAAGTAA
- a CDS encoding cytochrome c3 family protein, giving the protein MATLQSKSAASHTSRWFLAMAAGLLLAGSAHGQTKNSCLECHSVLTDNLGVTEEKFSQDIHGQKGLTCASCHGGDPNSDDPEVAMGKKAGFKGKVTRAQIPQLCGSCHSDPAVMRKYNPGLRTDQLSQYHTSVHGKRLATGDTKVAVCVDCHSVHDIRPPNDPRSTVYPLNVPATCSRCHSDAERMKEYKIPTNQFAEYKKSVHHEALTVRGDLSAPTCVTCHGNHGATPPGASSVAAVCSTCHVFQAQLFDSSPHKAAFASAGLPGCVTCHSNHGIQHPTDALIGTDDKSVCGQCHTEGDPGFVAANSIRDHLAQLAAAIDRSDQILSKAERSGMEVSAAKLDLVQTRDTLTKARVTIHSVNVARVQQDIQPGLVAAEKNYEAGKEALKERNYRRYGLGLSLIAIAIVITGLKMYLKQIESGQDSQTT; this is encoded by the coding sequence ATGGCCACTTTGCAAAGTAAATCCGCGGCTTCACACACCTCTCGATGGTTTCTGGCCATGGCCGCGGGCTTACTGCTGGCCGGCTCCGCGCACGGGCAGACAAAAAACTCATGTCTGGAGTGCCACTCCGTCTTGACGGACAACCTGGGCGTGACCGAAGAAAAATTCAGCCAGGATATCCACGGGCAAAAAGGACTCACCTGCGCCAGTTGCCACGGCGGCGACCCCAACAGTGACGATCCTGAAGTTGCCATGGGCAAGAAGGCCGGCTTCAAGGGCAAGGTCACTCGGGCACAGATTCCGCAATTGTGCGGAAGCTGCCATTCCGATCCCGCAGTCATGCGCAAGTACAATCCAGGCCTTCGCACGGACCAGCTCAGCCAGTATCACACCAGTGTTCACGGAAAACGGCTGGCCACCGGTGACACGAAAGTCGCGGTCTGCGTGGACTGCCATTCCGTGCACGATATCCGGCCACCGAACGATCCGCGGTCCACCGTGTATCCGCTGAACGTCCCTGCTACGTGCTCTCGCTGTCACTCTGACGCAGAGCGCATGAAGGAATATAAAATTCCGACCAACCAGTTCGCGGAATATAAAAAAAGCGTCCACCATGAAGCACTGACGGTTCGCGGAGACTTAAGCGCGCCCACGTGCGTCACATGCCACGGAAATCATGGCGCCACGCCTCCGGGAGCGTCGTCAGTGGCGGCGGTTTGTTCCACGTGCCACGTGTTCCAGGCGCAACTATTCGACTCAAGCCCGCACAAGGCGGCATTCGCTTCTGCCGGATTGCCTGGCTGCGTCACCTGCCATAGCAATCACGGCATTCAGCATCCTACTGATGCGCTGATTGGCACCGACGACAAGTCAGTCTGCGGACAGTGCCATACTGAAGGCGATCCCGGTTTTGTTGCCGCAAACAGCATCAGGGACCATCTGGCCCAGCTCGCGGCAGCCATCGACAGGTCCGATCAAATTCTAAGTAAGGCGGAACGCTCCGGCATGGAGGTCAGCGCGGCAAAGCTCGATCTGGTACAAACCCGCGATACGCTCACTAAGGCGCGAGTCACGATCCATAGCGTCAACGTCGCGCGCGTGCAGCAGGATATTCAACCGGGGCTGGTGGCTGCCGAAAAAAATTATGAAGCGGGCAAAGAGGCCTTGAAGGAACGAAATTATCGCCGCTATGGCCTGGGGCTTTCATTGATTGCCATTGCGATTGTGATCACCGGGCTCAAGATGTATCTGAAGCAGATTGAGAGCGGCCAGGATTCTCAGACCACCTGA
- a CDS encoding cytochrome c, translating into MKAMICTMALGMLLAAAIPAAADDAAALYKSKCQVCHGADGKGTAAGQKMGAKDFQSPEVAKQSDAELVKTTKEGKGKMPKYDGKLTDDQIKGLIKYIRSLK; encoded by the coding sequence ATGAAAGCAATGATCTGCACCATGGCGTTGGGCATGCTGCTGGCAGCGGCCATTCCAGCCGCCGCCGACGATGCCGCTGCGCTCTACAAATCAAAGTGCCAGGTTTGCCATGGCGCTGACGGCAAGGGGACAGCCGCCGGCCAAAAGATGGGCGCCAAAGACTTCCAGTCGCCCGAAGTGGCCAAGCAATCTGATGCCGAACTGGTCAAGACTACCAAGGAAGGCAAAGGCAAGATGCCGAAATATGACGGTAAGCTTACGGATGATCAGATCAAAGGCTTGATCAAATATATTCGCAGCCTGAAGTAG
- a CDS encoding response regulator — MDDSNEILLICQTVLEADGYQVFTAGSAAAALHLLRTHLVDAVVLDNVMPGMSGIALAQEIKRVSPDIPVILYSSLERPDEAVPVIDSYLSKGQGPIALRKLIRVLLHK, encoded by the coding sequence GTGGATGATTCGAACGAAATACTGCTGATTTGCCAGACCGTGCTGGAAGCAGATGGCTACCAGGTATTCACCGCAGGCAGCGCCGCAGCCGCGCTCCATTTGCTCCGTACGCATCTCGTTGACGCAGTTGTGCTCGATAATGTGATGCCCGGCATGAGCGGCATTGCCCTGGCGCAGGAGATCAAGCGAGTATCGCCAGACATACCGGTGATCCTATATAGCAGCCTGGAGCGGCCCGATGAAGCAGTCCCTGTCATCGATTCCTATTTATCCAAAGGGCAAGGGCCAATTGCGTTGCGCAAACTGATTCGAGTGCTCCTGCACAAATAA
- a CDS encoding Crp/Fnr family transcriptional regulator, with the protein MATMAMNTVSTNMPPSMFHNNLPFAHLKNEALARFEAIAPEVSRSRGETLFVEGETPRCVFVILSGRVKLSVSSREGRTAILRVAGPGEILGISAAMSGSAHETTAEAVELCRVKAIRVSDFLQLLQQFPEASAEATSCLLREYRVALNNVCRLALPNTVAGRLASLLLEWLDAPRATASNDRRFIVALTQEEIASMTNTSRETVSRVLHQFQQDKLIRIKGASVTILQPQALELLAV; encoded by the coding sequence ATGGCAACCATGGCTATGAATACTGTTTCCACGAACATGCCCCCATCGATGTTTCACAACAATCTGCCGTTTGCTCACCTTAAAAATGAGGCCCTGGCGCGTTTTGAGGCCATCGCACCGGAAGTGAGCCGCTCACGCGGTGAAACTCTTTTTGTAGAAGGTGAAACGCCTCGCTGTGTCTTCGTGATACTCTCTGGCCGGGTCAAGCTCTCGGTAAGTTCCCGCGAAGGACGCACCGCCATTCTGCGCGTTGCCGGGCCTGGTGAGATTCTGGGCATCAGCGCCGCCATGAGCGGATCGGCCCATGAGACAACGGCAGAAGCCGTGGAGTTGTGCCGGGTAAAAGCCATCCGCGTCAGCGACTTTCTCCAGCTCCTGCAGCAGTTCCCTGAAGCTTCCGCTGAGGCCACCAGCTGCCTGTTGCGGGAATACCGCGTGGCCCTGAACAATGTTTGCCGGCTCGCACTGCCGAACACGGTCGCCGGAAGACTTGCCTCACTTCTTCTCGAATGGCTTGACGCGCCGCGCGCGACAGCCAGCAATGATCGCCGCTTTATCGTGGCCCTGACACAGGAAGAAATTGCCAGCATGACCAACACATCTCGCGAAACAGTCAGCCGCGTGCTGCACCAGTTCCAACAGGACAAATTGATCCGCATCAAAGGGGCCTCAGTAACGATCCTTCAACCTCAGGCACTCGAACTACTCGCGGTCTAA
- a CDS encoding sigma-54 dependent transcriptional regulator, with protein MAEGRNPIELVIIDDNLRSLEYISTALASDNVKILTASDPEEGLDLVYTHRPQVVMTDLVMPHMSGLEVLERITEFDPAIDVILMTAHYTTETAVEAIRKGAAEYLNKPISLATLRERVGRIIDAALLRQQARHAEDKVLETAQFEGIVGRSPEMWEMFSRIRRIAPHYRAALITGQTGTGKELVAQALHRLSQVKGRFVVLNCSAVVETLFESELFGHVKGAFTGADRDKMGLFEHANGGTLFLDEIGDMPLSTQAKLLRVLQNQEVLRVGSLTPQKVDVRVVAATNKDLRHQITERQFREDLFFRLSMVEIQTPPLAQRMGDLPILARHFVKKFAQQYNKQINGLTQRAQIVLGRYNWPGNVRELENVIGHGAMMTMTDMIDVADLPPLAQHAMGAAAAVPSAHSGGVAESANASLEEHEKKLVMDALNQAAGNQSKAARQLRIGRDALRYKMKKFGLL; from the coding sequence ATGGCAGAAGGTCGAAATCCGATCGAACTGGTCATCATTGATGACAACCTGCGCAGCCTGGAATATATCTCCACGGCCCTGGCGTCAGACAATGTGAAGATCCTTACCGCGTCTGATCCGGAAGAGGGGCTTGATCTGGTTTACACGCATCGTCCCCAGGTGGTAATGACGGACCTGGTGATGCCGCACATGAGCGGCCTTGAAGTCCTGGAGCGGATTACCGAATTTGATCCTGCGATTGACGTGATTCTGATGACCGCGCACTACACCACTGAGACCGCGGTGGAAGCCATCCGCAAGGGCGCGGCGGAGTACCTGAACAAACCTATTTCCCTGGCGACGTTGCGCGAACGCGTGGGCCGGATCATTGATGCCGCATTGTTGCGGCAACAGGCAAGGCACGCTGAAGACAAGGTGCTGGAGACGGCGCAGTTTGAAGGGATTGTGGGACGCAGTCCGGAAATGTGGGAGATGTTTTCCCGCATCCGGCGCATTGCGCCGCACTACCGCGCGGCCTTGATCACGGGCCAGACCGGGACAGGAAAAGAACTGGTGGCGCAGGCATTGCACCGGCTCAGCCAGGTGAAAGGCCGGTTCGTGGTGCTGAATTGTTCCGCCGTGGTGGAAACGCTGTTTGAAAGCGAACTGTTTGGCCATGTTAAGGGCGCGTTTACCGGCGCCGACCGCGATAAGATGGGGCTGTTTGAACACGCCAACGGCGGTACGCTCTTCCTCGACGAAATTGGCGACATGCCGCTATCAACCCAGGCAAAGCTGCTGCGCGTGCTGCAAAATCAGGAAGTGTTGCGCGTGGGTTCACTAACGCCGCAAAAAGTCGACGTGCGAGTGGTGGCGGCCACCAACAAAGACCTGCGCCACCAGATTACGGAGCGCCAATTCCGTGAAGACCTGTTTTTCCGGCTTTCAATGGTGGAGATTCAAACACCGCCGCTGGCGCAGCGCATGGGCGACCTGCCGATTCTGGCCCGGCACTTTGTAAAAAAATTCGCCCAGCAATACAACAAGCAGATCAACGGTCTCACGCAACGGGCGCAAATTGTGCTGGGCCGTTATAACTGGCCAGGCAATGTCCGCGAGCTGGAAAACGTGATTGGGCATGGCGCAATGATGACCATGACGGACATGATTGACGTGGCCGATCTTCCTCCTCTCGCGCAGCATGCCATGGGCGCTGCTGCCGCTGTACCGTCCGCGCATTCTGGCGGCGTAGCCGAGTCTGCAAACGCCTCCCTTGAAGAGCA